The following proteins come from a genomic window of Prionailurus viverrinus isolate Anna chromosome D1, UM_Priviv_1.0, whole genome shotgun sequence:
- the TESMIN gene encoding tesmin isoform X4, which yields MEEAPLLGGMSSPEEMVTDLFSADSPFVSDNLTLRAPVVVKHEEGEFPMFKDAYLSPADPTEPLLHAFSPPLQADCETQGKAELGGGDHAQEMLAEYPGLPDLSPLEDAVLPVAPQPQAYNVHFLSSLLAPHRSPAVLPLGAWAREGAAHPGVRVIPVEIKEAGGAVISNNPEEATFQNALGPEPCHTFESSQEAEEAAGCSLKKDSNPMAHAF from the exons ATGGAGGAGGCCCCTCTGCTTGGCGGGATGTCCAGTCCCGAGGAGATGGTGACAGACCTTTTCAGCGCAGACAGTCCGTTTGTTTCCGACAACCTCACCCTGAGAGCCCCGGTGGTGGTGAAGCACGAGGAGGGCGAGTTCCCCATGTTTAAAGACGCGTACCTGAGCCCCGCGGACCCCACGGAGCCCCTCCTGCACGCGTTCAGCCCCCCGCTGCAGGCGGACTGTGAGACCCAGGGCAAAGCGGAGCTGGGGGGGGGCGACCACGCCCAGGAGATGCTGGCGGAGTACCCCGGCCTCCCCGACCTCAGCCCCCTGGAAGACGCCGTCCTGCCTGTGGCCCCGCAGCCGCAGGCCTACAACGTCCACTTCCTGTCCTCCCTGCTGGCCCCGCACAGGAGTCCCGCCGTCCTGCCCCTGGGCGCCTGGGCCAGGGAAGGAGCCGCGCACCCTGGTGTCCGGGTGATTCCA GTGGAAATAAAGGAAGCCGGTGGCGCAGTTATAAGTAACAACCCAGAGGAGGCAACTTTTCAGAACGCCCTTGGCCCCGAACCCTGTCACACGTTTGAGTCAtcccaggaagcagaggaggCCGCCGGCTGCTCTCTCAAGAAAGACTCTAACCCAATG GCGCACGCGTTCTGA
- the TESMIN gene encoding tesmin isoform X3, which translates to MEEAPLLGGMSSPEEMVTDLFSADSPFVSDNLTLRAPVVVKHEEGEFPMFKDAYLSPADPTEPLLHAFSPPLQADCETQGKAELGGGDHAQEMLAEYPGLPDLSPLEDAVLPVAPQPQAYNVHFLSSLLAPHRSPAVLPLGAWAREGAAHPGVRVIPVEIKEAGGAVISNNPEEATFQNALGPEPCHTFESSQEAEEAAGCSLKKDSNPMVICQLKGGTQMLCVDNSGTRELKALHLVPQYPDQNNYLQSDVPKPMTTLVGRFLPVPAKLNLVTQLDNGALPSIVNGSTVPSGSTLPGPPKISLAG; encoded by the exons ATGGAGGAGGCCCCTCTGCTTGGCGGGATGTCCAGTCCCGAGGAGATGGTGACAGACCTTTTCAGCGCAGACAGTCCGTTTGTTTCCGACAACCTCACCCTGAGAGCCCCGGTGGTGGTGAAGCACGAGGAGGGCGAGTTCCCCATGTTTAAAGACGCGTACCTGAGCCCCGCGGACCCCACGGAGCCCCTCCTGCACGCGTTCAGCCCCCCGCTGCAGGCGGACTGTGAGACCCAGGGCAAAGCGGAGCTGGGGGGGGGCGACCACGCCCAGGAGATGCTGGCGGAGTACCCCGGCCTCCCCGACCTCAGCCCCCTGGAAGACGCCGTCCTGCCTGTGGCCCCGCAGCCGCAGGCCTACAACGTCCACTTCCTGTCCTCCCTGCTGGCCCCGCACAGGAGTCCCGCCGTCCTGCCCCTGGGCGCCTGGGCCAGGGAAGGAGCCGCGCACCCTGGTGTCCGGGTGATTCCA GTGGAAATAAAGGAAGCCGGTGGCGCAGTTATAAGTAACAACCCAGAGGAGGCAACTTTTCAGAACGCCCTTGGCCCCGAACCCTGTCACACGTTTGAGTCAtcccaggaagcagaggaggCCGCCGGCTGCTCTCTCAAGAAAGACTCTAACCCAATG GTGATATGTCAGTTGAAAGGGGGCACACAAATGCTGTGTGTAGACAATTCTGGCACGAGAGAGCTAAAAGCACTTCATTTGGTTCCTCAGTATCCAGACCAAAATAACTACCTACAGTCAG ATGTCCCTAAACCAATGACTACTTTAGTAGGAAGATTTTTGCCAGTCCCAGCAAAATTAAATCTCGTTACACAA CTCGATAACGGAGCCTTACCATCCATAGTCAACGGGTCTACTGTCCCTTCGGGATCCACCCTTCCAGGACCACCCAAAATATCTTTGGCTGGGTAA